Proteins from one Hemibagrus wyckioides isolate EC202008001 linkage group LG16, SWU_Hwy_1.0, whole genome shotgun sequence genomic window:
- the psmg1 gene encoding proteasome assembly chaperone 1, translated as MATFFGEVLSVYSRAVEEDDYDDVEEENEEDLQIRREIEEKREVHIRWCPEVSKAVESAEKLQCSDLIIAVGPNAAGFVSAYILSSEGWMQVGWVSLWNERSRSSTRPDTAPLPGEPGCVFYQQKSCPSVLICQCTCYIAEDQLFHLAEKVLGSMQSRGLTVTVLSDSPLTEYKTSHYVNGNGAPFLRALKTSTFTHNLPCPLLEQPNIITGLPAAVLNQCQVQHIQAVLFQCFSDVLHPDSVTMETYKPALSCLSTRVKLETRPNMEILQKLTRVNDAHSNLYT; from the exons ATGGCCACGTTTTTCGGTGAGGTTTTATCTGTGTACTCAAGAGCAGTGGAAGAAGATGATTACGATGATGTAGAGGAAGAAAACGAAGAGGATTTACAAATACGGCGGGAAATAGAAGAGAAGAG AGAGGTTCATATCAGATGGTGTCCAGAGGTTTCCAAAGCAGTAGAGAGTGCTGAAAAGCTGCAGTGTTCTGATCTGATCATAGCAGTGGGACCAAATGCTGCAG GTTTTGTCTCGGCATACATTCTTAGTTCTGAGGGCTGGATGCAGGTTGGCTGGGTGTCTCTGTGGAATGAAAGGAGTCGTAGTTCTACTCGCCCAGACACGGCTCCCCTCCCCGGAGAACCTGGCTGTGTCTTCTACCAGCAGAAGAGCTGTCCgtct GTTCTTATCTGCCAGTGTACATGCTATATTGCAGAAGACCAGCTGTTCCACTTGGCTGAAAAG GTTCTGGGCAGCATGCAGAGCAGAGGACTGACTGTGACGGTGTTGTCCGATTCTCCGCTCACTGAGTACAAAACTTCACATTACGTGAACGGCAATGGTGCTCCATTCCTACGTGCTCTAAAGACCAGcacctttacacacaacctGCCCTGCCCTCTGCTGGAGCAGCCCAACATCATCACAGGCCTGCCTGCTGCCG TGCTCAATCAGTGtcaagttcagcacatacaagCTGTGCTCTTCCAGTGCTTCAGTGATGTCCTCCATCCAGActctgttaccatggaaacctaCAAACCCGCCTTGTCATGTCTCAGCACACGGGTGAAG ctggAAACGAGGCCAAATATGGAAATACTGCAGAAATTAACCAGAGTTAATGATGCCCACAGCAATCTTTACACATAG
- the mpzl1l gene encoding myelin protein zero-like 1 like, producing MELRLSNSSYNCLLWLCIFALCAIIGMHPVASIEVYTPAEVFVENGTAGVLKCTFKSNQVISSQASVSWSFIPETSSDSTGETIFHYAGGKGFPDSAQFKSRVEWAGDLNKKDGSIRINMMQFNDNGTYSCDVKNPPDIAGKPSQAKLRVVKKESLPQTSPAVIVGAVIGAIIGVIIIAVVAYLLIRVMRSTRDYEGCTSIESVSTQAAQPGKKAESSTDGSRSSSPSAPVQGPVIYAQLDHSGSKNSFHKMEPVVYADIRKN from the exons ATGGAGCTAAGGCTCTCGAATAGTTCTTATAATTGTTTGCTGTGGCTGTGCATCTTTGCGCTATGCGCCATCATAG GTATGCATCCAGTTGCTTCTATAGAAGTGTACACTCCCGCTGAGGTGTTTGTAGAAAATGGAACTGCTGGAGTACTTAAATGTactttcaaatcaaatcaagtGATCAGTAGCCAAGCATCAGTTTCCTGGTCTTTCATTCCAGAGACCTCTTCGGATTCTACTGGCGAAACT ATCTTCCACTATGCTGGTGGGAAAGGGTTCCCAGACAGCGCTCAGTTTAAGAGCAGAGTTGAGTGGGCAGGGGACCTGAACAAAAAGGACGGCTCCATTCGCATCAATATGATGCAGTTCAACGACAACGGCACGTACTCATGCGATGTGAAGAACCCTCCTGATATAGCAGGCAAACCTTCACAGGCTAAGCTCAGAGTTGTGAAGAAAG AGTCCCTGCCTCAGACGAGCCCAGCAGTGATTGTGGGCGCAGTCATCGGTGCAATCATCGGCGTCATCATCATCGCTGTAGTCGCATATCTGTTAATAAGAGTAATGCGGTCCACCCGTGACTACGAAGG CTGCACTTCCATAGAGAGTGTGAGCACACAGGCGGCTCAGCCGGGGAAGAAAGCTGAGTCCAGCACAGATGGCTCACGCTCTAGCAGCCCTTCGGCTCCAGTACAG GGCCCGGTGATATACGCTCAGCTCGATCACTCCGGCAGCAAGAACTCTTTCCACAAGATGGAGCCTGTGGTGTACGCTGACATCCGTAAGAACtag